The following are encoded together in the Malaya genurostris strain Urasoe2022 chromosome 3, Malgen_1.1, whole genome shotgun sequence genome:
- the LOC131434495 gene encoding brachyurin-like translates to MKSLLLIFAVVAVASAEWIDIDWSQVKPIEEFDHYWTRIPKEWQFLRKLTPNRRVTNGQEATPGQFPYQIALLSTFSAGTGLCGGSVLTNNFILTAAHCVQNALGGTAIMGAHNRINTEDTQQRIAFSASGITIHPGYTSTNIRNDIAVVRLDSAIVFNDRVQPARIPASGDSRTFAGETGTVSGFGRTTDASQATSAVVMFTSNPIMTEADCLSSWGGNAAIIQAQNICMSGEGGRSACNGDSGGPLTVAEGGSLQVGIVSFGSAAGCSIGMPSVYVRVTFFRDWIVDNSDFS, encoded by the coding sequence GGATCGATATCGATTGGTCCCAGGTGAAACCGATCGAAGAGTTTGATCATTACTGGACCCGCATACCGAAGGAGTGGCAGTTCCTGCGCAAGCTGACCCCAAATCGTCGTGTCACCAATGGACAAGAAGCCACCCCTGGACAGTTCCCGTACCAAATTGCGCTGCTCAGTACCTTTTCCGCGGGTACCGGTCTTTGCGGAGGCAGCGTCCTGACAAACAACTTCATCCTGACTGCTGCCCATTGCGTTCAGAATGCTCTAGGAGGAACTGCCATCATGGGAGCTCATAACAGAATCAATACGGAGGACACTCAGCAGAGAATTGCTTTCAGTGCCTCTGGTATTACGATCCATCCTGGATATACCTCGACCAACATCCGAAACGATATTGCAGTTGTCCGTTTGGATAGCGCCATCGTGTTCAATGACCGTGTCCAACCGGCACGAATTCCCGCTTCTGGAGACAGTCGTACATTCGCTGGTGAAACCGGAACTGTATCCGGATTCGGTCGCACCACGGATGCCAGCCAGGCTACTTCGGCTGTGGTTATGTTCACTTCTAATCCAATCATGACCGAGGCCGACTGTCTGTCCAGCTGGGGAGGCAATGCCGCCATTATTCAGGCCCAGAACATTTGCATGTCCGGCGAGGGAGGCCGTTCGGCTTGCAACGGTGACTCTGGTGGCCCATTGACCGTTGCCGAAGGTGGTTCGCTGCAGGTCGGAATCGTATCGTTCGGATCTGCCGCCGGATGCTCGATCGGAATGCCCTCGGTGTACGTCCGTGTTACCTTCTTCCGTGATTGGATCGTAGATAATTCCGACTTTTCGTAA
- the LOC131434482 gene encoding brachyurin-like, protein MKITAVLVLTLAALVAASNDIDWRKVRPAWRMPRYWRRLPAEVKKQMLGELKDLPKHRPEGRIVGGYEATAGQFPYQAVLISQFEQGGALCGGSILSPNFVLTAAHCVDQASGGTAILGAQDRTNADEVGQVRIPFVEAGIYYHENWNPELIRYDIATVRLQSAVTYSDRIQPVTLPTWSDVENDFAGVTGTVSGFGRFSDDIDAASDILRYVTNPIQTNTACNLRFLGLIQPENICLSGENGRGACSGDSGGPLTISRDGKTVQVGVVSFGLALGCERNWPSAFARTTSFLQWIQAHSDVIIEA, encoded by the exons ATGAAGATCACGGCAGTGCTGGTTCTGACTTTGGCCGCCCTTGTAGCAGCCTCGAATGACATCGATTGGCGCAAGGTCCGGCCAGCCTGGCGAATGCCACGCTACTGGAGACGTCTTCCGGCGGAGGTTAAGAAACAGATGCTAGGCGAACTGAAAGATTTACCGAAGCACCGCCCCGAAGGTCGAATTGTCGGCGGGTATGAGGCCACCGCCGGACAATTCCCATATCAAGCGGTACTTATTTCCCAGTTCGAACAAGGTGGTGCACTATGCGGAGGATCGATTCTTTCGCCAAACTTCGTTTTGACTGCAGCACACTGCGTTGATCAAGCCTCTGGAGGAACCGCCATTTTGGGTGCTCAGGATCGAACCAATGCCGATGAAGTCGGACAGGTTcgtattcctttcgtggaagcAGGAATTTATTATCATGAGAATTGGAATCCCGAACTGATTCGCTACGATATCGCTACGGTTCGTTTGCAAAGTGCGGTCACCTACAGCGACCGCATTCAACCTGTTACGCTTCCAACCTGGAGTGATGTTGAAAATGATTTCGCAGGAGTGACCGGAACGGTTTCCGGATTCGGACGCTTCTCGGATGATATCGATGCTGCCTCGGATATCCTGCGATATGTAACCAATCCAATTCAAACCAACACTGCTTGCAACCTTCGTTTCCTGGGATTAATTCAGCCCGAGAATATTTGTTTGTCTGGCGAAAATGGACGTGGTGCTTGCAGC GGTGACTCCGGTGGTCCGTTGACAATTTCTCGCGACGGAAAAACAGTCCAAGTAGGCGTCGTATCGTTTGGTTTGGCTCTCGGCTGCGAGCGAAACTGGCCCTCGGCGTTTGCCCGTACAACCTCCTTCCTACAATGGATTCAAGCGCACTCCGATGTAATTATCGAAGCCTAA